The following are from one region of the Alicyclobacillus fastidiosus genome:
- a CDS encoding TOMM precursor leader peptide-binding protein: protein MLLRHALDEHEVYDRRLTKDTKDVVILHEGSTLGEHIVHTWRHKHGEHAGVHLTEDCSLSDLEQLRPILVILASDMPSSTFEQTALAKCRDLQLRVLPVVGRASTILLGPLEIPGTPGCATCLQLRFEHTIQRSRLKVMLKQQVGRSVESAQMPLMMSQADLVTVSDIVSDELAGILLKEENPANCEGKVGVYSTAELLEWVPVLPSHDCPRCRLLPDDDPAHAHVQFQSHRLGDLDALRVGAVDFNRLEALYVHPKVGYISAVHELWNGDHYVRASAQICTPTGAEHVGYGSGLTIVDAKRSAMLEVLERSCGFQASKRRPVVFGHYAEFQDIAVHPSRFGLHGDELLQMSNHMLEPFSEEKKYSWVWAYSTMSKKTVLVPEQTAYYGWTNDEKRFIKETSNGCALGGTVEEAVLHGIFEVLERDGILNMWYARLPIPELKLDKHCPSRVSRVIELLENEGYEIRLFNASHDLCIPVVFAVAVRAGEHAYPKVVSGSACHLNPYEAVYGALRELTVQVFHLQGTSEIRRTEALSMLLSPTSIQEILDHVVVGGLPEAYPRWEFLLSGERRTPIHSVQDVYADAVRPLQSESLDIRSVLNAVLDDLHSRGFDVLVVDQTSSEVACGELHAVKVLIPGMTPIAFGYGFRRVRGLSRVFELPYQMGYSTHVLTESDLNEDCHPFS from the coding sequence TTGTTGCTCAGGCATGCACTGGACGAACATGAAGTGTACGACCGTAGGTTGACGAAGGACACAAAGGACGTTGTCATCCTGCACGAAGGATCGACCTTGGGGGAGCACATCGTTCACACTTGGCGCCACAAACACGGAGAACATGCGGGCGTTCATCTGACGGAGGATTGTTCGCTCTCTGATTTGGAACAACTCCGTCCGATACTGGTCATTTTGGCTTCGGACATGCCGTCGTCCACATTTGAGCAAACCGCCTTGGCCAAGTGCCGCGATTTACAGCTGCGAGTCTTACCTGTAGTTGGCAGAGCCTCAACGATTCTACTCGGGCCGCTCGAGATACCAGGTACGCCTGGATGCGCAACGTGCTTACAATTGCGGTTCGAACACACGATCCAGCGCAGCCGCCTAAAGGTGATGTTGAAGCAACAAGTTGGGCGTAGTGTAGAATCTGCTCAGATGCCCTTGATGATGTCGCAGGCAGACCTCGTGACAGTGTCGGACATCGTCAGCGATGAGCTAGCGGGCATTCTCCTCAAAGAAGAGAACCCGGCGAATTGTGAAGGGAAAGTAGGCGTGTATAGCACAGCGGAACTTCTCGAGTGGGTACCCGTCCTGCCGAGTCACGATTGCCCTCGCTGTCGTCTACTGCCGGATGACGATCCCGCTCACGCCCATGTGCAATTCCAGTCCCATCGCTTGGGCGACCTCGACGCGTTGCGGGTCGGGGCAGTCGATTTCAATCGGTTAGAAGCGCTGTATGTGCATCCAAAGGTCGGCTACATATCCGCTGTCCACGAGCTGTGGAACGGTGACCATTACGTTCGGGCGAGTGCGCAAATCTGCACACCGACGGGGGCAGAACACGTGGGGTATGGCTCTGGTTTGACCATCGTCGATGCCAAGCGATCCGCGATGCTCGAAGTTTTGGAGCGCAGCTGCGGATTTCAGGCGTCGAAGCGACGGCCCGTCGTGTTTGGACATTACGCAGAGTTCCAAGACATCGCGGTCCATCCGTCGCGATTTGGTCTCCACGGCGACGAGTTGCTGCAGATGTCCAACCACATGCTTGAACCGTTTTCCGAAGAAAAGAAATACTCTTGGGTTTGGGCCTATTCGACGATGTCGAAGAAAACTGTTCTGGTTCCAGAACAAACAGCCTACTACGGTTGGACAAACGATGAGAAACGGTTCATCAAGGAAACGTCGAACGGATGCGCATTGGGCGGAACCGTGGAAGAGGCTGTTCTACATGGGATTTTTGAGGTGCTCGAGCGCGATGGCATTCTGAACATGTGGTATGCAAGGTTGCCGATCCCGGAGCTTAAACTCGACAAGCATTGTCCTTCACGGGTCTCGAGGGTGATCGAGTTGCTAGAAAACGAAGGCTATGAAATCCGACTATTCAACGCGTCGCACGACCTGTGTATACCCGTAGTGTTTGCTGTGGCCGTGCGGGCCGGGGAACATGCCTATCCCAAGGTGGTCAGCGGATCAGCGTGTCATCTGAACCCATATGAGGCCGTGTATGGAGCACTCCGCGAACTGACCGTGCAGGTGTTTCACCTTCAGGGCACGTCGGAAATAAGACGCACAGAGGCCTTGTCCATGCTACTGAGCCCGACAAGCATTCAGGAGATTCTCGACCACGTCGTTGTTGGTGGCTTACCGGAAGCCTATCCTCGCTGGGAATTTCTCCTTAGCGGAGAGAGACGAACTCCGATTCATTCCGTACAAGACGTGTACGCCGATGCGGTTCGACCACTCCAGTCTGAATCACTGGACATTCGCTCCGTTTTAAATGCGGTACTGGATGACTTGCATTCGCGGGGATTTGACGTGCTAGTGGTGGACCAAACCAGTTCAGAAGTAGCTTGCGGAGAGTTACATGCGGTGAAGGTCTTGATCCCGGGCATGACGCCAATCGCATTTGGATACGGTTTTCGAAGGGTGCGAGGACTCTCGCGCGTCTTTGAGTTACCCTATCAGATGGGCTATTCAACACATGTATTGACGGAGAGCGACTTAAATGAGGATTGCCATCCATTTTCCTAG
- a CDS encoding PIG-L family deacetylase, producing the protein MHKLVAVFAHPDDETFICGGTLAKVAKSGVQVVLICATKGEMGRRMGIPPTATRESIATTRERELRNACKALGVQRVHLLGLRDKTLEIQPIETLTNTLLRYLQDEKPDAVLTFHERWGGHPDHCVIGAAASRAYAEYSAFVEGTHLYHVCSGHMIRHPEQCGLVGRLLEIDVTDCLQEKLAAYRAHLTQSQMEAWLWQDDEASAAKLWSVEYLATTTSERWEQTFDL; encoded by the coding sequence ATTGGTAGCTGTGTTTGCACACCCCGACGATGAGACGTTTATCTGTGGAGGCACGTTGGCCAAAGTTGCGAAATCTGGGGTTCAGGTCGTCCTGATCTGTGCAACCAAAGGTGAAATGGGACGACGCATGGGCATTCCACCGACAGCTACACGCGAAAGCATTGCGACGACCCGAGAACGAGAGTTGCGAAATGCCTGCAAGGCACTCGGGGTACAACGCGTACATTTGCTCGGACTTCGCGACAAGACGCTGGAAATCCAGCCGATCGAGACTCTGACGAACACGCTTCTTCGGTATCTGCAGGATGAGAAGCCGGACGCTGTGCTCACCTTTCATGAAAGGTGGGGTGGACACCCAGACCACTGTGTGATTGGGGCTGCAGCGTCCCGTGCCTACGCAGAATACTCAGCGTTCGTTGAGGGGACACATTTGTATCACGTCTGCAGCGGACACATGATCCGGCATCCTGAACAGTGTGGTCTTGTTGGAAGACTGCTAGAAATTGACGTGACGGACTGCCTACAGGAAAAGTTGGCCGCATATCGGGCACATCTCACGCAATCCCAGATGGAGGCGTGGCTGTGGCAGGACGACGAAGCGAGTGCCGCGAAACTGTGGTCGGTTGAATATCTGGCAACCACTACATCGGAAAGGTGGGAGCAGACCTTTGATCTATGA
- a CDS encoding pyridoxal phosphate-dependent aminotransferase produces MIYDFNQKIDRLRTSSLKWDGLDHVFGVPDAIPMWVADMDFPSPRPVIDALRRRVEHGVFGYVLREAYFDALVTWFRERHNWTLDSQWLVNSPGVVPALGLVIESFTNPGDKVLIQRPVYYPFANLIQNNGRMLVTNSLRLHEGRYTMDFERLEEQLKDGVQLLILCNPHNPVGRVWRVEELRTLGRLCQTYNVLVVSDEIHCDLALPGHIYTPFASICDEFAENSITCVAPSKTFNLAGLQTAAVIIRNDDLRREYQATLGRFGLGAGNVLGVTAADSAYRYGAEWLEQLLTYLQGNVDFATDYLESHLPELSVTPLEGTYLMWIDCRELKMSHERLQHILLHEAKLALDMGHMFGREGEGFVRMNIACPRLTIEKALRQMDVALTQLSH; encoded by the coding sequence TTGATCTATGATTTCAATCAAAAAATCGACCGCTTGCGAACTTCATCTCTCAAATGGGACGGACTGGATCACGTGTTTGGCGTGCCCGACGCCATACCGATGTGGGTAGCAGACATGGACTTTCCATCGCCAAGGCCTGTCATCGACGCTCTGCGTCGGCGGGTTGAACACGGCGTGTTCGGATACGTGCTGCGCGAGGCCTATTTCGACGCACTCGTAACGTGGTTCCGTGAACGGCACAACTGGACTCTCGATTCCCAATGGCTTGTCAATAGTCCCGGTGTCGTCCCGGCCCTTGGGCTCGTCATCGAGTCCTTTACGAACCCAGGAGACAAAGTGCTCATTCAAAGACCTGTATACTATCCGTTTGCAAATCTCATTCAGAATAACGGACGTATGCTGGTCACGAATTCGCTTCGCTTACACGAGGGCCGGTACACCATGGATTTCGAGCGTCTCGAAGAGCAGTTGAAAGACGGAGTTCAGTTGCTGATTCTGTGCAATCCGCATAATCCAGTGGGAAGAGTATGGCGTGTGGAAGAGCTCAGAACGCTCGGCAGACTCTGCCAAACATACAATGTGCTCGTGGTGTCGGATGAGATTCATTGCGATCTCGCTCTACCCGGACACATCTACACACCGTTTGCCTCCATTTGCGACGAATTTGCAGAAAACTCAATCACCTGTGTCGCTCCCAGCAAGACCTTCAATCTTGCTGGGTTGCAAACAGCTGCCGTCATCATTCGCAACGATGACCTTCGCCGCGAATACCAAGCGACACTGGGGCGGTTTGGGCTGGGAGCGGGCAACGTGCTTGGCGTGACAGCTGCAGATAGCGCCTATCGCTACGGCGCGGAATGGCTGGAACAATTGCTCACCTATCTACAGGGGAATGTCGACTTTGCCACTGACTATCTCGAATCTCACTTGCCTGAGCTAAGCGTGACACCGCTTGAGGGGACATATCTCATGTGGATAGATTGTCGGGAACTGAAAATGAGTCATGAGAGATTGCAACACATCCTGCTGCATGAGGCCAAATTGGCTCTTGACATGGGGCACATGTTCGGGCGTGAGGGAGAGGGATTTGTCCGCATGAATATCGCTTGTCCTCGGTTGACCATCGAGAAAGCACTGAGGCAAATGGATGTGGCGCTCACGCAGTTGAGTCATTAA